A genomic region of Runella rosea contains the following coding sequences:
- a CDS encoding WG repeat-containing protein: MKTTLHQILLLLLVGGLLTGASCTSGTDNEEKQAPTDSLAMVQTTEGKWVIMDSKKMALYAVFVYDNGPDYPSEGLIRIVKNGKIGYADAKTYEIVIEPKFDCAYPFENGKAKVSTRCQTITEGENRSWVSDTWEYVDKSGAKK; this comes from the coding sequence ATGAAAACAACCCTTCATCAAATCCTGTTGCTGCTCCTTGTTGGCGGATTACTCACTGGTGCTTCTTGTACTTCAGGTACTGATAATGAAGAAAAGCAGGCTCCCACCGACTCATTGGCGATGGTACAAACCACCGAAGGCAAATGGGTCATCATGGACAGCAAAAAAATGGCGCTCTACGCAGTATTCGTTTACGACAATGGCCCCGATTACCCGTCGGAGGGGCTAATTAGAATAGTAAAAAACGGCAAAATCGGCTATGCCGATGCCAAAACTTATGAAATCGTCATCGAGCCAAAGTTTGACTGCGCCTATCCTTTTGAAAACGGCAAAGCCAAAGTCAGCACCCGTTGCCAAACAATCACCGAGGGTGAAAACCGTAGCTGGGTGAGCGATACCTGGGAATACGTGGATAAAAGTGGGGCAAAAAAATAG
- a CDS encoding DUF3500 domain-containing protein, whose translation MKTLLRILILSLIMASTGFAQVNQPLVQTVNSFLNTLNQEELKKTVYDFNDSLRYKWTNLPVGLVPRSGIAYGSLSDKSRLAFHRVLSAMLSSQGYLKTTSIMALDDILNSLYQQSFDEGKIDQKLLKRMQDFKWAYGNYFVSVWGKPDTNAPWGLNFGGHHMALSLTSDGKNITMSPYFIGTDPSEVKFGKYSGLRVLSKEEDYGFMFINSLTDAQKAVAILKQDVPKDIITSPQAKQRIEGYYGIAAKELNETQMTLFKLLIQEYTHNFEHVKAHQLMEKIMKSGIEKVYFAWIGSLENDKPHYYIIHGPDFLIEYDNVGFQNDGNHIHAILREKGNDFGEDILHQHYKTSKH comes from the coding sequence ATGAAAACCCTCCTTAGAATCCTCATTTTGAGCCTTATTATGGCGTCAACAGGTTTTGCTCAAGTCAATCAACCCCTTGTACAAACCGTAAACTCTTTTCTCAATACGCTCAATCAAGAGGAATTGAAAAAGACGGTCTATGATTTCAACGATAGCCTCCGCTACAAATGGACCAACCTGCCCGTGGGCCTGGTGCCTCGGTCTGGAATTGCCTACGGCTCTCTTTCTGACAAAAGTAGATTGGCTTTTCATCGGGTGCTTTCGGCGATGCTCAGTTCGCAGGGATATTTGAAAACAACCAGTATTATGGCCTTGGACGACATCTTAAATTCACTTTATCAACAATCTTTTGATGAAGGAAAAATTGACCAAAAGCTCTTAAAACGGATGCAAGATTTTAAATGGGCTTACGGAAATTATTTCGTTTCTGTTTGGGGAAAGCCCGACACCAACGCACCTTGGGGGCTCAATTTTGGGGGCCATCACATGGCATTGAGCCTCACTTCCGACGGCAAGAACATCACCATGTCGCCCTACTTTATTGGCACCGACCCTTCCGAAGTTAAGTTTGGAAAATATTCGGGTTTGCGGGTGTTGAGCAAAGAAGAAGATTATGGATTTATGTTCATAAACTCACTTACGGATGCCCAAAAAGCGGTTGCTATTTTGAAACAAGACGTTCCCAAAGACATCATTACTTCGCCACAGGCCAAGCAGCGTATTGAGGGGTATTATGGCATTGCAGCCAAAGAGTTGAACGAAACCCAAATGACCCTTTTCAAACTGTTGATTCAAGAATATACCCATAATTTTGAACACGTGAAAGCGCATCAGTTGATGGAAAAAATCATGAAATCGGGCATCGAAAAGGTGTATTTTGCTTGGATAGGCAGCCTCGAAAACGATAAACCGCATTACTACATTATCCATGGGCCTGACTTTTTGATTGAATATGACAACGTAGGCTTTCAGAACGATGGCAATCATATTCACGCCATTCTTCGGGAAAAAGGTAATGATTTTGGCGAGGATATTTTGCACCAACACTATAAAACATCCAAACATTGA
- a CDS encoding DmpA family aminopeptidase, producing the protein MKIILFFIVSLLSQSFSYAQKPRAREIGIPFEGTTGKFNAITDVKGVEVGYSTIISGQGKNIRGKGPIRTGVTAILPRGRNNKPVFANWYSLNGNGEMTGTTWITESGFLEGPIMITNTNSVGVVRDAVLKWYVKTGWYKEDFWYTYPVVAETYDGFLNDIYGFHVEEKHVFEALNIAKSGVIQEGNVGGGTGMMCLGFKGGTGSSSRIVKIKDSTYTVGVLVQSNFGGKKNFTIAGVSIGQELKDTLNYEFKAPPSYQPGDGSIIVVVATDAPLLPHQLKRISARVPIGIGKVGGRGENGSGDIFIAFSTANPAAFQRENFTKVDQLPNDLINPLFEATVQATEEAIINAMVAAETMEGINGNKAYALPHKTVIDVLKKYNRVK; encoded by the coding sequence ATGAAAATTATTTTGTTCTTCATAGTCTCCTTATTGAGCCAATCCTTCAGCTACGCCCAAAAACCCCGCGCGAGAGAAATCGGAATTCCTTTTGAAGGTACAACGGGAAAATTCAATGCCATCACGGATGTAAAAGGCGTGGAGGTGGGCTATAGCACCATTATTTCTGGTCAAGGTAAGAATATACGCGGCAAAGGACCTATCAGAACGGGCGTTACGGCTATATTGCCAAGAGGACGAAATAATAAACCCGTATTTGCCAACTGGTACTCATTGAATGGCAACGGTGAAATGACCGGTACTACTTGGATCACTGAATCAGGTTTTTTAGAAGGGCCGATAATGATAACCAATACGAATAGCGTGGGTGTAGTGCGGGACGCGGTCTTGAAATGGTATGTAAAAACGGGTTGGTACAAAGAAGATTTTTGGTACACGTATCCCGTCGTGGCCGAAACTTATGATGGTTTTTTAAATGATATTTACGGATTTCATGTCGAAGAAAAACATGTCTTCGAAGCCTTAAATATCGCCAAATCAGGCGTAATACAAGAAGGCAATGTAGGCGGTGGTACGGGTATGATGTGTCTGGGTTTTAAAGGCGGAACAGGTAGCTCTTCCAGAATTGTCAAAATTAAAGACTCTACTTATACGGTAGGCGTATTGGTTCAATCCAACTTTGGTGGCAAAAAAAACTTCACCATTGCGGGAGTATCCATAGGACAGGAGTTGAAAGACACTCTAAACTACGAGTTCAAAGCGCCTCCTTCCTACCAACCTGGCGATGGCTCCATCATTGTTGTGGTGGCAACTGATGCGCCACTGCTACCGCATCAGTTAAAAAGAATCTCGGCGCGGGTTCCTATTGGCATAGGCAAAGTAGGGGGCCGGGGCGAAAATGGTTCGGGCGATATTTTTATTGCGTTTTCGACCGCCAATCCCGCAGCATTTCAGCGTGAGAATTTTACAAAAGTAGACCAATTGCCCAACGATTTAATTAATCCTTTATTTGAAGCCACCGTGCAGGCTACCGAAGAAGCCATCATCAACGCCATGGTTGCCGCTGAAACAATGGAAGGCATCAACGGAAATAAAGCCTATGCCCTGCCGCATAAAACTGTGATTGATGTATTGAAAAAGTATAACAGAGTAAAATAA
- a CDS encoding tetratricopeptide repeat protein has translation MRNPTLLFCLFAVGCILTVNTNTYAQHDHHVDDNKKNHDHLAHMQASRAQTFYIHTLPPPKLMTGIGQSKMKIETKSEKAQQYFNQGLNLLHDFWDFEAYRAFKEAIRQDSTAVMPYWGLIQTAGPEEDSVYKSVKQRAIKQLKVLVKTANEHEKLYAEMALLSDSLKEKAYPEIVKKYELIVHKFPDDIDAKLMLALGKMSGFDTDLNPNDGMIYSEYLLRDIQRADPNNHAFHHYWIHQMEHCCPEKALQSADLLTSLAPTSGHIVHMPGHIYNRVGDYKKAHDSFVAAVKVDSAYMKKEGVQEVDNWNYIHNINYLINNCVHDGRHNEGLYYAEKLKSMPVTKERKKAYDGTFFQQGTLAPAKMEMAFGYWDKAVVQLEKILDKDTVYSVSNMDFKNGLLLFCKGMDALAKGKLNEATQLSNNLDAFLWRNEKQAGKDSTLSKWLQNPLNTASLELQGCIKSEEGNYAQAIKLLEKAQKQELELGYGEPPLYARPVAVSLARTHEKAGQWDKALDAYNALLKRFPNSVYVYHAMLNVYVQKNDPDKIKELEIKLKEASKYGDKGIYAIAKKR, from the coding sequence ATGAGAAACCCTACCCTGCTTTTTTGTCTATTCGCCGTTGGCTGTATCCTCACAGTCAACACAAACACATATGCCCAGCATGACCACCATGTAGATGATAATAAGAAAAATCATGACCACCTAGCCCACATGCAGGCGTCGCGGGCGCAAACTTTTTACATTCATACCTTACCGCCTCCCAAATTGATGACGGGCATTGGTCAGTCTAAAATGAAGATTGAAACCAAGTCAGAAAAAGCGCAGCAGTATTTCAATCAAGGACTAAACCTATTGCACGATTTTTGGGATTTTGAGGCATACCGCGCCTTCAAAGAAGCCATTCGGCAGGATTCTACCGCCGTGATGCCGTATTGGGGACTGATTCAAACCGCTGGTCCCGAAGAAGATAGCGTCTATAAAAGTGTGAAACAACGCGCCATAAAACAACTGAAAGTGTTGGTAAAGACGGCCAATGAGCACGAGAAACTGTATGCCGAAATGGCGCTTTTGAGTGACTCCCTCAAAGAAAAGGCCTATCCTGAAATCGTCAAAAAATACGAACTCATTGTCCATAAATTTCCTGATGATATTGATGCTAAACTAATGCTTGCCTTAGGAAAAATGAGTGGTTTTGATACCGATTTAAACCCCAACGATGGCATGATTTACAGTGAATACCTGCTACGAGATATACAACGAGCCGACCCCAACAACCACGCCTTTCATCACTATTGGATTCACCAGATGGAGCATTGTTGCCCCGAAAAAGCCCTTCAAAGTGCCGATTTATTGACCTCACTCGCCCCCACCTCGGGCCACATCGTGCACATGCCGGGGCACATTTACAACCGAGTGGGAGATTACAAAAAAGCCCACGATTCGTTTGTGGCGGCTGTAAAAGTAGATTCTGCTTACATGAAAAAAGAAGGTGTTCAGGAGGTAGACAACTGGAATTATATCCACAATATCAATTACTTAATCAACAACTGCGTGCACGACGGTAGGCACAACGAGGGGCTGTATTATGCCGAAAAACTAAAAAGTATGCCCGTGACCAAAGAGCGTAAAAAAGCCTACGACGGTACGTTTTTTCAGCAAGGCACACTGGCCCCCGCCAAAATGGAAATGGCGTTTGGGTATTGGGACAAAGCCGTAGTTCAGTTGGAGAAAATTCTCGACAAAGACACCGTGTATAGTGTGTCAAACATGGATTTTAAAAATGGCTTGTTGCTCTTTTGTAAAGGTATGGACGCCCTTGCAAAAGGCAAACTCAATGAAGCTACACAGCTCTCCAACAATTTAGACGCTTTTTTGTGGCGTAACGAAAAACAAGCGGGAAAAGACAGTACCCTGAGCAAATGGCTACAAAATCCGCTGAATACGGCCTCTTTGGAACTCCAAGGTTGCATCAAAAGTGAGGAGGGCAATTATGCACAGGCGATAAAATTGCTGGAAAAAGCCCAAAAACAGGAGTTAGAATTAGGCTACGGCGAACCTCCACTGTATGCGCGACCCGTGGCCGTGAGCCTCGCCCGGACGCACGAAAAAGCAGGCCAATGGGATAAAGCCCTTGACGCCTATAATGCACTGCTCAAACGATTCCCCAACAGTGTCTACGTTTATCATGCGATGCTCAATGTGTATGTCCAGAAAAACGACCCAGATAAAATCAAGGAGTTGGAAATCAAGCTAAAAGAAGCCAGCAAGTATGGCGATAAGGGTATTTATGCAATAGCAAAGAAAAGGTAA
- a CDS encoding molybdopterin-containing oxidoreductase family protein produces the protein MAASKEITRRNFLEMSTQGAVGLSLMPLIASSCSEANASKTVNGACCLDCPDSCSWQVTVANNQVTDFKAPAEHPFTAGKLCDKMANYPTDVTYSPKRLLNPLKRIGKKGEGKFEEITWEKAISEISAQLQTIIKEKGGEAILPFSYGGNEGKVQINAGDNFFAQIGATQLERSICGGAVEAGIMATNGQTTGVLPEDIIHSRYIVLWGTNPVHSNQHLWTIIEKVRTKGAKLVVIDPFQSQTAVQADWHIQPLPGTDTALALGLVHVILNEKLQDQDYIDKYTTGIEELTKHVERYSPWAVAQITGLNETDITQLAREYAKGSPSLIRVLIGLEHQANGASAARAIAMLPALTGAWKQLGGGLMNMTYELFGDALNYQLLDTPEVLKNKKTRKVNMVQLGKALTSKELKPAIHAFLVFNANPAVTMPNQNLVVKGLEREDLLTIVLEHFLTDTARYADYVFPATTALENWDLLTSYGTPYLTFNEPAIEPLGQSKSNTEFFRLLSKAMGFTEKYLYHADLDIVKSLLDSDKPYLKGITFESLRKTGWAKLNVTEKWTPHAEGNFGKLGGKCKLYDADQNPPIADYVPFSYSAEDLTKYPLHLLTVKSTKNFLNSTRANHEKHTKKEGKPYLDIHEADAKTRNIAEGDELKVFNQRGEVYLTARIKNKVRKGVVCMPQGFWSSLMKGGSSANALTHDLLTDMGGSAALQEARVEVVKV, from the coding sequence ATGGCTGCCTCCAAAGAAATAACCCGCCGTAACTTTCTTGAAATGAGCACGCAGGGCGCCGTTGGGCTTAGTTTGATGCCGCTCATCGCCTCGTCTTGTTCGGAGGCCAATGCGTCCAAAACTGTCAATGGGGCTTGTTGTTTGGACTGCCCCGACTCGTGCAGTTGGCAGGTGACCGTTGCCAACAACCAAGTCACCGATTTCAAAGCCCCTGCCGAGCACCCTTTTACGGCAGGAAAGCTTTGCGATAAAATGGCCAATTATCCCACCGACGTCACCTACTCCCCCAAGCGATTACTGAATCCGTTGAAAAGAATCGGTAAAAAAGGCGAAGGCAAGTTTGAAGAAATCACGTGGGAAAAAGCGATTTCGGAAATCAGTGCCCAACTGCAAACCATCATCAAAGAAAAAGGGGGAGAGGCCATTTTGCCGTTTAGTTACGGAGGCAACGAAGGCAAAGTGCAAATCAACGCAGGCGACAATTTCTTTGCCCAAATCGGGGCTACACAATTGGAGCGGAGCATCTGCGGCGGAGCTGTTGAGGCGGGTATCATGGCGACCAACGGGCAAACCACGGGCGTACTACCCGAAGACATCATTCATAGCCGATACATTGTTTTGTGGGGCACAAACCCCGTCCATTCCAATCAGCACTTGTGGACAATTATTGAAAAAGTGCGTACAAAAGGCGCAAAATTGGTGGTCATTGACCCGTTCCAATCACAAACGGCCGTGCAGGCCGATTGGCACATTCAACCCTTGCCAGGTACCGATACGGCACTAGCGTTGGGGCTTGTTCACGTTATCTTAAATGAGAAACTGCAAGACCAAGATTATATTGATAAGTACACCACGGGCATTGAAGAGCTGACCAAGCACGTAGAACGCTATTCGCCCTGGGCGGTAGCCCAAATAACGGGCCTCAATGAAACTGACATCACCCAATTAGCCCGTGAATACGCCAAAGGAAGTCCGTCGCTTATCAGGGTCTTGATTGGCCTTGAGCACCAAGCCAACGGCGCCAGTGCGGCCCGAGCCATCGCCATGTTGCCCGCACTCACAGGCGCATGGAAACAGCTAGGCGGTGGGTTGATGAACATGACCTATGAACTTTTTGGCGATGCCCTCAACTACCAACTTCTTGATACGCCCGAAGTGCTGAAAAACAAAAAGACCAGAAAGGTAAACATGGTACAACTGGGCAAAGCGCTCACCAGTAAAGAATTAAAACCAGCTATTCATGCCTTTTTGGTGTTTAATGCCAACCCCGCCGTCACCATGCCCAATCAAAACTTAGTGGTGAAGGGCTTAGAAAGAGAAGATTTATTAACCATCGTTTTGGAACACTTCCTGACCGACACGGCTCGTTATGCCGACTATGTGTTTCCCGCCACCACCGCCCTCGAAAACTGGGATTTGCTGACCTCTTATGGAACGCCTTACTTGACTTTCAACGAACCAGCCATTGAACCTTTGGGTCAATCAAAATCCAATACTGAGTTTTTTAGGCTACTTTCCAAAGCGATGGGTTTCACAGAAAAGTACCTGTATCATGCCGATTTGGACATCGTGAAAAGCCTTTTGGACAGCGACAAGCCTTATTTGAAAGGAATCACATTTGAATCGCTCCGGAAAACAGGTTGGGCCAAATTGAATGTGACCGAAAAATGGACGCCCCACGCCGAAGGGAATTTTGGTAAACTGGGCGGTAAATGCAAGTTGTACGATGCTGACCAAAACCCGCCTATTGCCGACTATGTCCCTTTTTCTTATTCAGCAGAAGATTTGACAAAATACCCGTTGCATTTATTGACCGTCAAATCCACCAAAAACTTCTTGAACAGCACCCGTGCCAACCACGAAAAACACACTAAAAAGGAAGGGAAGCCTTATTTGGACATCCACGAAGCCGATGCTAAAACGAGAAACATCGCAGAGGGCGATGAGCTCAAAGTATTCAATCAAAGAGGCGAAGTGTACCTGACCGCCCGCATCAAAAACAAAGTAAGAAAAGGCGTAGTTTGTATGCCCCAAGGTTTTTGGTCGTCGTTGATGAAAGGCGGCTCGTCGGCCAACGCACTCACGCATGACCTACTGACCGACATGGGCGGAAGCGCCGCCCTCCAAGAAGCGAGAGTGGAGGTGGTGAAGGTTTGA
- a CDS encoding zinc-dependent metalloprotease, producing the protein MKIVTLITSAFLWVGTFANAQTTVRFVPENTLKNGTEQPLGRGRIEQTGQGFTQKLRIELPQKTLNLILSPSRLKQYDTILTSEGEEPSKVNFFEAIDHDQKYYVAAIDRQFYGLLMVEDGDLVSLEKSNDSLYSYQKISPNGALAYFCNHDHQPVAKTSAFARVGAALLSGCYEFPVGFVSDYAHYRFLNQNRAELEADNLLKLAAAQEIWGPYVFNANISFIVIGQVIQTNEMDPPWTTDSRKSLGMVWGELNNSWTKPASWKKYKSLIVTGVTGINYGTTPNELNTWGYGGGGQNEFGMGTVVLKNFPNAAQTRWLLAHELGHAFGAGHDEFSGYVMFSQYGAASWSPKSKETINGTLDRLETQKLLAQCAVINLRYELKKDSLAMAWQTNYDVLGDSFVIEHSLDAQKMWATIDTFPSAGISSYQKTLAYTLPMGTTAYFRVRQQGQKTITSNVVMVSITGLENEPLNENVSIYPNPFFNQLTIKTLTPQSVIIYDLTGREILRIATPKNYHIIDAASWSSGSYFIQLNGSASKVYKVVK; encoded by the coding sequence ATGAAAATTGTCACTTTAATAACATCAGCTTTTTTGTGGGTTGGAACATTTGCCAACGCTCAAACGACGGTTCGGTTTGTACCTGAAAATACGTTGAAAAACGGCACTGAACAACCCTTGGGCCGTGGTAGAATTGAACAAACTGGACAGGGGTTTACCCAAAAACTACGTATTGAATTACCCCAAAAAACGCTCAACTTAATCCTGAGTCCCAGTCGGCTCAAGCAGTATGATACGATTTTGACGTCGGAAGGGGAAGAACCAAGCAAGGTGAATTTTTTTGAAGCAATCGATCATGACCAAAAATACTATGTTGCGGCTATTGACCGCCAATTTTATGGGTTATTGATGGTCGAAGACGGTGATTTGGTCAGTTTGGAAAAATCGAATGACTCGCTGTATTCTTACCAAAAAATTAGCCCAAACGGAGCGTTAGCTTATTTCTGTAACCACGACCACCAACCAGTGGCCAAAACCTCCGCGTTCGCCCGAGTTGGGGCGGCGCTTTTGAGTGGTTGTTATGAATTTCCAGTGGGTTTTGTAAGTGACTACGCCCACTATCGTTTTTTGAATCAAAACCGCGCTGAATTAGAGGCGGATAATCTTCTGAAATTGGCCGCAGCCCAAGAAATATGGGGCCCCTATGTATTTAACGCCAACATTTCGTTCATTGTAATCGGTCAGGTGATTCAGACCAACGAAATGGATCCCCCTTGGACCACTGACAGTCGCAAATCGCTAGGTATGGTTTGGGGAGAGCTGAATAATTCATGGACAAAACCCGCCTCATGGAAAAAGTATAAATCGCTTATTGTGACTGGCGTCACTGGGATAAACTATGGAACTACCCCCAATGAACTCAACACATGGGGTTACGGAGGCGGGGGGCAGAATGAGTTCGGGATGGGAACGGTAGTGCTGAAAAACTTTCCAAATGCCGCTCAAACAAGGTGGCTGTTGGCGCACGAATTAGGCCATGCTTTTGGGGCAGGCCACGACGAATTTTCGGGTTATGTGATGTTTTCTCAATACGGAGCTGCTAGTTGGAGCCCCAAAAGCAAAGAAACCATTAATGGAACATTAGACCGGTTGGAAACCCAAAAGTTGCTAGCTCAATGTGCGGTCATCAACTTAAGGTATGAGCTAAAGAAAGACAGTCTGGCAATGGCGTGGCAAACCAACTACGATGTTTTAGGAGATTCATTTGTGATTGAGCACAGTCTAGATGCCCAAAAAATGTGGGCTACGATTGACACATTTCCCTCAGCGGGCATTTCTTCCTATCAAAAAACGTTAGCGTATACGTTACCTATGGGAACAACGGCGTACTTTCGGGTGCGTCAACAGGGGCAAAAAACCATTACTTCTAATGTTGTCATGGTAAGCATAACGGGTTTAGAAAATGAGCCTTTGAACGAAAACGTTTCCATCTATCCCAATCCGTTTTTTAACCAATTGACTATAAAAACCCTCACTCCGCAAAGTGTCATCATTTATGACCTGACGGGACGAGAAATACTGCGAATTGCGACGCCCAAAAATTATCACATCATAGATGCCGCTTCATGGAGCTCGGGGAGCTATTTTATCCAATTGAATGGAAGTGCATCAAAGGTTTATAAGGTGGTCAAGTAA
- a CDS encoding agmatine deiminase family protein, whose translation MKFQSTHLLFLCLLAACTSQQKHGQLSLDVNYYTQTNTNRTAAEWEPAKGTMIVWPLCVPYKLVVELAKDNHLYTLVANDSSKIEAQKWYTQWGIDAARVTFVQAPQGIDAWWTRDWGPSAIFMPDGTMKLGDGKYIFATPNTKMGCDDSLEFIYKDKANRIIKTETDDNATLPLAKGLNIEVLDLPFITTGGNVLTDGLGTAFSSCILLNENQFYGVSKENFFRLNKELAGFGKYHILPNFEKRGIQHLDCLMKLLDEERILVAEPPTDHELYAVYENIVEDELKKLKTVYGRPYQIIRIKTGRYDKEQLAAYTNSIIVNKTIYVPLFQIKEDSEAIKTWQKAMPGYVVKGFTYALKDEPIVSKAMQQHYKSGYGWNYGDALHCRTRAIWDSQMLYLTVKRLPAKIAPNEPLTVYATIIDYSKKGLEAQAQRVYWRVKGEQNWKEEPLKSAGNDTHFYATIPTKVTHEIIEYYISAASKSGNRETMPRTAPSGFYTVER comes from the coding sequence ATGAAATTTCAATCTACTCATTTACTGTTTTTATGCCTTTTGGCAGCCTGTACAAGCCAGCAAAAGCATGGCCAATTGAGTCTGGATGTTAATTACTATACCCAAACCAACACCAACCGAACCGCCGCCGAATGGGAACCCGCCAAAGGAACTATGATAGTGTGGCCTTTGTGTGTGCCGTACAAATTGGTGGTAGAACTGGCCAAAGACAATCACCTGTATACGTTAGTCGCAAACGATTCTTCTAAAATCGAAGCCCAAAAATGGTACACCCAATGGGGCATTGATGCGGCAAGGGTTACGTTTGTGCAAGCTCCGCAGGGAATTGATGCTTGGTGGACGAGAGACTGGGGACCAAGTGCCATTTTTATGCCCGATGGCACCATGAAACTCGGCGACGGCAAGTACATTTTTGCCACCCCCAACACCAAAATGGGTTGTGATGATTCTTTAGAATTTATCTACAAAGACAAAGCAAACCGAATCATCAAGACCGAAACCGACGACAACGCCACCTTACCACTGGCTAAAGGGCTGAATATCGAAGTATTGGACTTGCCTTTTATCACCACGGGCGGCAATGTCCTGACCGATGGACTCGGTACGGCGTTTTCGTCTTGTATCTTGCTGAATGAGAACCAATTTTATGGTGTTTCTAAAGAAAACTTCTTTCGTCTTAACAAAGAATTAGCTGGATTTGGTAAGTACCACATTCTTCCCAACTTTGAAAAACGGGGTATTCAGCATCTTGACTGTTTGATGAAACTCCTCGACGAAGAGCGCATACTCGTAGCCGAACCACCCACCGACCATGAGCTGTATGCCGTTTATGAAAACATCGTTGAGGATGAACTGAAAAAACTAAAAACCGTCTATGGTCGCCCTTATCAAATCATCAGAATAAAAACGGGCCGCTACGACAAAGAACAATTGGCGGCTTATACCAATTCGATTATTGTCAACAAAACCATCTATGTGCCGTTGTTTCAAATCAAAGAAGATAGCGAGGCGATTAAAACGTGGCAAAAAGCCATGCCAGGCTATGTAGTAAAAGGATTTACTTATGCTTTGAAAGACGAGCCCATTGTCTCGAAGGCCATGCAACAGCACTATAAATCAGGCTACGGTTGGAACTATGGCGATGCGCTACATTGCCGCACCCGTGCGATATGGGACAGTCAGATGCTTTACCTCACGGTCAAAAGGTTGCCAGCAAAAATAGCACCCAACGAGCCTTTGACTGTATATGCTACCATCATTGATTATAGCAAAAAAGGGTTGGAAGCGCAAGCCCAAAGAGTATATTGGCGCGTGAAAGGAGAACAAAACTGGAAAGAAGAACCGCTGAAATCTGCAGGTAATGACACTCATTTTTATGCTACTATTCCCACAAAAGTGACCCATGAAATCATTGAGTATTATATCTCGGCGGCCTCAAAATCGGGCAACAGAGAAACCATGCCCCGCACTGCACCGAGTGGGTTTTATACGGTGGAGCGATGA